The window gtatgctcaatgctacgtctgtagattaagaaatagttatttatcaagaccttgCCTTTCAGTGGATAGAATAAAGATATGTATTgatgttagatccgttcagtgttataccacaacaatgtcatcttatttcactaaggcttagaaataatcagACTAACGTTGTAACCTTTCTCGATAGGTAGTCAAagtctatctaggttgtgaaattcttctttttctttgttcagaactgaccgtgttaccttaaagtggacgacccccacaaccggtctactaaaacaaagacttggactttgttaagtttcttatacatttaaacatattcaatgtaaaatataacaacattatgataaaaataatccgttttattccttggaaaataaaatgagagttaTTATAGTATCCAATCGCTCGAagggtgatttctagtatacaaaacTCTAACATAAACATGCTTAAACGGTCGACCACAACAAAAATTGTATCTTTGCCATGCGACGTAGGTAGGGCTTCGATGAAGTCCATGGTAAGATCAGTGAAGAGACCTGTCGGCAATGGCAGGGGTTGGATAAGTCCTGCAGGGGGTGAGTTACCAGCCTTATACCTTTGATAAGTGATACACATACGTAAAAACTCTCGGACTTCACGTAGCATCTTCAGCCAATACAACAAAGAAGATAGCCGTTTGTAGGTACCGCTCCAACGGCGTCGATCTCGCCCCCGTTTCGCCCCGAAGAAACCACAGGTAagttctaaattttattttgtgaatcaAAGTTGATGCTTTAGTTAGTATGCTTCagtttaattcaattttgagTTCCGATTGATGCAACAAAGAGATAGGCTTGATGTTTGGAAAATTTAGAGAAACGGAGAGGTTTATACCTTCACTGAATGAATCGGATTAGGCAAAAGATTGAAGCTTCTAGTTCTCCCCCTTTCTGGATTTGGTTCCTAATTTCTGTCAGAAAAATGGTTCCGATTGAAAACGTGAATTTACCTTATGAAGAAAAACAGGGGAGGAACATGGAAGGATATATACCATGGTGAAATTGAGATTTGGTCAGGAAAGAAGATGAACTCCTCCCTACTGCTCCCTCCGCCGTTCTAGTGATTCAAAGGTGAGAAAAGAGTGGCTGCGTATTTGTGTGAGAATGAGAGATTAGGGTATGGGGTTTATATAACCGTGGGTTTATATTGAGAATAATTGGATGATTGATTTCAATTGAATGCGgtttaaattttggaaagaTTTCCTTGCAGATTGCCAAGGAGAAACGTGGTGTGGGAGGAAGGAGATTTGGAAGTTTATttgctaaataaaataatgaatactTCCTTCTGCAATGACGGAAGAAATTTTGGAACGAGATTTGCAGAATAAGGAGGCGGCGCGTGAAGGAGGGGAGATCTGTGCCATATCTCTTATTTACATATTCTGTTATTAGAAGTAACCAAGGAAAGTCTTGGTGACCAAGGAAAGGAGTAGggttttgattaaaattaatttgggcTTCAAGCAccggtattttttttttttttaaattgtgtagCCCGTAATTAAGATCggacttatttatttaatttatcggATCCAACATGGAATTGAGTCCAATAAATAATCCTCAAGAaaaggatttaattaaattcacattGTGATTTTACTATCACCATTCTCGAGCTCTCATaacaaattatcaattatCCGAAAATCATTAAATTCACCGCACAtgtattattcaaaaatagccacgtcacatattcaacgAAGTCGACTCAGAAAATCCGTACTCACAACTCCGAATCAAATTAGGTCTCAATGAAAATACATAACAATTCCACTTGTCATTTAATTAACGGGCTTCACggcattaaaagaaataaatgcgAGCACTTTAGGGttcaaaattagggttcaaaaagtggggcgttacacaAAGTGCATTAATTTCTCCATCCACGCCTGTTGAGTTAGCGTTGTTAATTTTTGCTCCAATAAGTATTTCAAGTTTTGATGatccatcaaaattatgaacttCCGACATTGAAGGTAGTGGTGCCATTTTTTAACTGCTTGCAAGCACCTCCAATGCCAACCCCCGACGCATCAGTTTCTACAGTGAAGTCCTTAGTAAAATCGGGCAGAGCAAATACAAAAGCTGATATCGGAGCACTCTTCAACCTATCAAAAGCAACTTGAGCCTCTTCAGTCCACGAGAATGTCGGTCTCTTGATAAGATCAATCAGTGGATTTGTAACTGCTCCATAGCTTTGCACAAATCAACAGTGATACTCAGTCAGCACAAATTAGAAAGCgcatattcttgtgagacagactaaaaagaaaagagtgaaTATtcatgtgggacggagggagtaatcaCTTCGGTATTTCTTTGTTGGCATGTAGAAAACTATAAGGTTATGTTTAATTGttaggaaagtaaagttggcaaggaaaatgatcTCTGCGAAAATAAATTCttggaatatgattcctaacaaaattaaatttcataatttattttataataataataataataattttcatattatacaaagattttcttaataaattattaattaaaaaataataatattaatatattattttatttattattataatgataattgaaataatttaattaagattttcCTTAAATAGAGTTGTCCTATTTTTAAGGGATAtcctaaaatgacaaatgttgtatattttttagggATAGAGAGAGTACATGATAAGGatcaattcatttattttcttcctcaATTGGAGAGATActatttgatttctttccaacacTCCGCCTCAAGTTAAGTGATGGGGTTCCGATACTACTTCTCGAAAGTTCTTCATTCGTATTatcagtaaaaaaatattaaatttctttccATATAATTTTCAAGAAGCAATGGTTGATGCATTGGTCAGGTGTGCAACCCTCGACACCAACTTGGGGGTCTTAGTAGGTCTTGCCAGAGATCACCGACATCTTCCTAGGGGACAAGGTGGTTGCTTTGGAGGGTGGAGTTGATAGGGGTTCTGAGAGATCATCGTCAACTACACATGATCAAACGGACTTGGAGAACAATCGTGCCGAAGAAGACATTAGCAAAGGGTGACAGGCCGGCAGCTGGAGCTTTGGGCTGAACCAAGAGGAAATCGTCGCGACCTGTTGAGTTTAAGGACTACACGACTTATTAGGAAGAATGTggcttattattatttttttgcatatttttaattatttcctttGGAAGAACTATATTACTTCTTTTCTTcctttgtcacttatttccatttttgtccgtAAATAGTAAGTAGATCTCATATTCTACTTACATTTcattacaaaacaaatactccctctgtcccaaaataagagtcttattttgtcattttcattcgcCCCAAATAAGATTCATACTTCtgttttaccataaatggtaactagaccccacattccaccaatttatttcactcaaattttattacaaaactataatatataagtaagatccacattccactaacttattcaaccaacttttctttacatttcttaaaaccatGCGCAAACCAAATAGGATTCctattatgggatggagggagtgtATAGATGAGTttcctattccactaacttattcatcatttcatcccactttcttttacatattttaaaacttgtaACGAGTCAAAAGTGGGCACGGAATGGGGGACGTAGGGAGTATTACCCTTTCAGTTCCATTGAAACTAACCATTTGAGGTggcatatattttattaatgcaTAATTCGTATGAGATTAATACAAAAGACAATTGTAATAGTATCAGTGAATGGTGTgattataaatgataaaataggaaatgaagaaaatatagttaaatagtgttagtggatattAGGGCccataaaatttttagatattaactatttttatgagataaGAGGAGAAAAACTTATAATCTATATCTATAAGACGGAGTGAATCCTTCACAATCAAAATAGCATCATAGAATACGAAATTATATACTCACTATGTCCGTGAAATAATGACTCATTCTTCTATTTTAGGTTGTCTGCGATTTAAAGtcatatttaccttttctcattttaagtAAATGGATCCTACCATTCTATTACACTCACATTGattctattataaatataatatataaaccGGGGTCCATATTCGACTTACTCgtttctctaattttttttataaattaaataattttttaaactcatatcaaattttttttataaattaaataattttttaaactcaTATCAAGTCAAAATGAGATTATAAATAgcaatataaaattaacaaaaagtgCAATATCTGATTATAAATAgcaatataaaattaacaaaaagtgCAATATCTTGAGTCATTCCACTTTGCATCgtttaaataacaaaaagtgCAATATCTTGAGTCATTCCACTTTGCATagtttaaagaaaataatactccacttCCGATCTAGCATTGGTTATTGATTAAAGCACAAATATCCACGAAGTCaacaaatagtaaaaaaattggaaatagCACTCCCATGTTGCAAGTAAAGCTTCTCTCACCACTTGCATTCGCATCTTAACCCACCTGCCTTCCCATCGTAAATACAAATATCATTATGATCACCACAAATTAAGGATCGACCCATTTTGGCACAATGGATCCACCACCCGCCCCTTCCTCCGCCAACTCCTCCCCCCGCTCCCGCCCCGACGCCCCTCCCTCGGCGTGGGACGACACCCCGAAGCTCCGCCTCATGTGCAGCTACGGCGGCCACATCATCCCCCGCCCCCACGACAAATCCCTCTGCTACGTGGGTGGCGACACCCGCATTGTGGTCCTCGACCGCCATTGCTCCCTCTCCGACCTCCGATTCCGCCTCTCCCACACCCTCCTCAACGGCCGCCCCTTCTCCCTCAAGTACCAGCTCCCCTCCGAGGACCTCGACTCCCTCATCTCCCTCTCATCCGACGAGGACCTCGACAACATGATCGAGGAATATGACCGCACTTCGCTGAAACCGCCCTCTCGCATCCGCCTCTTCCTCTTCCCTTCCAAGCCCGAGACCGTCGCCTCCATGGGCTCGCTTCTCGACGACGCCAAGTCGGAGACTTGGTTCGTCGACGCCCTCAATGGCTCCGGCCTTCTCCTCCCCCGGGGCTTGTCCGACTCCGCCGCCATCGACACGCTTATCGAGGTCGacactgaaaaataaaacgttatagttgtcccattaaaaatgaaacatctTCTAATACAGAAACAACATCATATCTACTTTTTCACcgctcttactttattctcttcttaTTAACTCACAAACTACACTACGCAAAATCCCATGTCGAAAagcaaatatttcatttttaatgagaagCCGGGGGGGATTGTCTTTTATGAAcgcaaaaattgaaacatagtCACTAgcgtttgaaaatttttatggatgtttttaataattgaaacacTAACAATAACGACGATTTATTAAGCATTGGTGGTATAATTAGACACCTAAATTAGCGTCgttaatatcattaaaaagTGTCATatctgaatttttttgttgtagtgcGACAACCGTGCCGGGAAGCCGTCGCTGGTGGAGAAGACGATGGAGTCGCCACCGGTGGTGGAGACAAGCTCGTCATCGCCAGGGTCGAGCATGTCATCCCCGTCGATGGCGAATCTGCCGCGGATAAAGGTTAGGGCGCCTGAGGAGTATCTTACGGTGGGGTTGGAAGAGCAATTGAGCATTGCTGCACCGAATTTGGATGAGAGATCGGAGAAGTCGGATCATGCGCCGACGAAGGTGAGGAAGCCGCCATTGCCGTTGCAAGCGGTGCAAAGGAAGCTGGTTGATGTTCACAATCTGCCGTCACCAGATTCGTCCAAGCATGCTACTGCCTACAGCTTGCCCTCGCCCGAATCTGTTGCTAGGTAACCAAACTTCATCCCAATTTAAATCTAACATTAATGGGGGATAATATTTCTGACCAACCTCTTCAGATCTCTGCCCAATTACTCCTTTGTCTCTCGCTAATTAACACCAATTTCGTTTCTCTTTCATCCTCAATTAATTGACACCcttattttcctaattttggtaatagatactccctccgtcccgactAAGATGACATAACTTTTAGACGGCACGGAATTTTAgaagttattggttaaagtatttaattggaaAGATAAATAGTGGGTGAAAGTATAAAAGTagggagagaaagaaaaatggatatggtaataggagtgagaaaaagtggttgagtatattaattggagagagaaagtttctagaaaagaaaatgtgtcatcttagtttggacaaaccaaaaagaaaaacgtgtcTTCTTAAGCAGAACGGAGGGGATAACActtttcactaattaattcaactcgcaataaaattaatatataaaaatagactcacatttcactaacttttttcactcattaTTCACTGCTTCCTAATGACTCTTGCCAAgtcaaataatatcatttaaTGGAAAAGGGAATTTTATTGacgtaatttaattattagaatTTGTATTATCTTATTATTCTCAATTACATAGATCAAGGTGAAAAAGTCATGCATTATTTTAAGGTACCTGTCAGTGTAATATGATCAGACCACATGTCCACATCCACAGCAACAAAGTGCTTCAGTCATGGATCAACCATATTTGACTATAATTCAGGGACCTTAGAAGCTTCTAATTCACCAgagcaaaatataaattcaactAACTTTATTGGATACGAATTTTAAGTAATGTAAATGAAGCATTCGCTCTGATTTTtaatagaagtctcattttattattttcgtCCGatctcatattattatttttagcaaATGAACTATACGTTCTACAATTCACtctaatcacattttttataagatCCACATTTCACTACTTTTTTCCATCATATTCATTTACaaagttaaattatttattgaaattcatGTCGGttaaaaatgagatttctaTTTGGGACCACGAAGAACcgatatataaataaaatattataaaaatctcacttttatatgttggttttataatataataagacGGAATGAGTTAATAAATTTGAGACATACACCTTTGTTCATCTGAAGATattcactttccttttttgatttatctaaccaagatgacacattactaaaaataaaaacacaattatatctactgtattcattttctcttactctactctttccatttaacatataaaataaatttgcaaaaatacCATACTGcccaaagaagaaaaagagtaTCTTTTGTAGGAAGAGGGCGTACTTACCGTTTATAATAGTAACcgacaaaaataacaaatcagACTTTTGTTGTTTGCTATGTAGCCTAATGTAAACCTTTGTTTGTCACAGCGATTGCAGCATTGCATCATCCGTCGGATCCCTGTCGAAAAACGCAATGTACTCTGACGCATCTCACCAACAACTTAGAGCAACCAACAACAACAGCGCAATCGATCCAAAGATGATCCAAGATCCACCTCAAGCAGGCGAGTGGAGCCCACAACAACACATcccaaacacacactacatcCACCACCACACACCAATGCAGCAGCCGCCTCCTCTTCCTTATTACCCAGTCTACCTCCACCACCAATCCCAGCACGCCGCCGCCGATCCGCAGCAGTACCCCATGTACCTCATGTCCCCGACGCCGCCACAGCCCCCGGTCTACCCGCCGAAGCCGGAGATGCACCATCAGATAGTTCAAGTCCCTGCTCATCAGTTCCAGCACCATTACGTCGGCGTCCCGCAAATGCAATCGCCTCCGCCTATTGCCAATCCAGCTGCAGGTACCACAAAAATTTTTGTGACGCAATCACTTGCGTTGTAAAGTTTTAAAAGATAACAACAATTCAGGATGCAAAGACGTCACTCAATTAAGgaaaattaacttaatttttgttttgtaccTCTAATTTTATTGGGACATCAACAGTAACGACATTTTTTGAAGGATTGGAggtatatttagaaacacaaattagcTTCTTAATTGTATTAAAACATTTCCTtaacgatttttttttattcaagtGGGAGCTACTGCTGGGAATTATGGGTATGATCAGTACTCCTCTCATCATATGCAAGATCAGCCCTATTATGCTCAACAAATGGCGGCTGTGTCAGCTATGCCGCCGCTGCCTCAATACCAGACTATGACTCCGGCGACAGCGGTGATGCTTTCACAAGCATCGGCCCAGATTTCGGCCGATGGCAATCAGCAACACTCTTGATGCATGGAAAAcaagaatgaaatgaagtgaGATTGAACAAAGTGATAATTGGTTTTATTGGAGTACTTGGTAATTGTTTAAAGATAATGAGGTGCTTCGCTAAGTATTTTATGttaatgtaatattatttaaataaatattaatatgtattctggaaaaaatgaaatgtagaGCTGTCTCCATTGTAAActtcttttgttttctaaaGTAATGCAAGTAATTACACCTCCATACTTTAAAATGTGTCCAATTTTGACCTTATACATACATGActactaaatattttttttgtatttaatcgCTTTCTTTTAGTTAATTGgaataaatagatagaaagTTATTGATCAATGTTATTTAGTttgagtattaattttgacCTTGATACTTATATGACATGGAAACTATTTGGTATTTAACTGCTTTCCTAGTTAATTAACAGATAGATAATTGTTGATCAATATTAATTGGtttgggttttatttattttaatgtttaagACTTTCTTTGCGTTTTATTactaaactaaaaagatacacctttaaaaaataatattttatgagttTTATTTCTCTAAGTTCTATCTTAAAACTATCAACCTATCGAGGCTTATTTATGAGAGTTATCAAACGACCTTTCACGATCAGTTGTGGCGTCGTATAATAGGGTTGGCGGTGgaagaacaaataaatcagagaattagatctatttagcatattatttagaaaaattctatttgcataattatcacgtgtatcatgctcaaaacaaacatgtttttaattaaatgaaacttAAAGCATGCTTTTTAACGTAGAGAATTTAATACCTtcttgattctccaaagaatcgcaGATTGCtcgctacttctccacgtgatgatcttcaatactagaccactaATCTTCTGACTAATTCCCGAACTATATTTCGATATCAGAGTGgactgatcttatcaaaatatataggacttgaataaagaagacaaaactCCCACGCAAATTAGGAGAGCAAAATCGGCGCATCcacaaaaagagagagaggggggggGGGCGAAATTCGTATATACCGTCTCTCTTTTAtcctcctatttatattaagttacaTATTGAGCCTAGTCAGAGATCTATGGAGGTTTGGATGAGgccacaaaatccaaaattacaagtaataTGAGTTTTCACTTTTAGAAAGTTATTCCTCGCGcaaaagatataaatgtccattaattaattaatgtctcctatagacttaattaattaatatcttgttattttcaatagtagacttagcaagaaactcctatttattattcatggaataattaaattctaactAGTTAggttctgaataataaaacattgtttcgagctcctcttgaggacattatcaaaccaGACTCACCAAACACGTGTtccaatataatagcaatcctagcactgccaaatattaatcaccactacccaagatatcaagATTATTGAGTTAAAAAAAACCCACACtattaagaaataattatttatcaagacaTTGTCTTtaagtagatagcataaaataagagtttttacAATATCCAATCACTCAAAAAGTGATTTTTAGTATATAGAAAATCTAACATCATACATCCTACTTTACAGCTTATCAATGGATCTTCCGTAACCGTTGTGGCATCTATTGTGTAAGTTTTCCGCCCCCATTCTTTGCAAAATCCTCATCAATTTTCAGACAAGTTTTCAGACAAGTGAGGAAGATTTCGATAAACGGAGTACCATTTAGTAGCCTTAGCCAGATTTCGATAAACgtgaacttttttttaaatgttttcttttattgtaatttcaagtttttatttttttaatttcccaatttattgtaatattctagttattaaaaaaattccttttattgtaattttcagAGTTTTATGGTAATATAGTCTTTCATTTAATTGCTCTACTAGTTAAAGTGCTCTTCTTCGAATATCGGGACTTGATTTGGCATATAAGAAAATGTGGAAATGCTTGATGCCATGTTGAATAATAAGGCTCTTGATACCATAATTTGTTGGTATGGGAATCGATAATAGTGCTGCGGCACTTTGATATTTAGAGAGAAATATGATATGGATATTTGACTAGATagtgaatataattttttttattgaattactatttccgtcccacaataagaattACATTTGATACAAACACAtgttaagaaatgtaaataatagtgaattgaaaaaggtAGTAAAAACGTTGGAGATTACAATGGAATTTATAGATACATACATTACTCTTCATCAAGGTAcacattaattttgattgaaataCATGGCTCTTCATTtagatatactccctccttcccatTACAAGTGTTGGTTTTATTTTGGACACGAGAATTAAGGAAATGATATGTATtgagttaaagtggagagaataaaacaTGAGAGAgcaaaaagtaagagagataaataaagaataaagtaagagggggaaaataaagtaagagatggttgatgttatgtttttagtttaaaaaggaaattgattACTTATGGTGGTataactcaaaattaaaagttgatCATTTGTGGTGGGATGGGGGGAGTATGATTCTTTAACAAGATACATGACTTTTCATCTGGTACATGAATAGATACATGCA is drawn from Salvia hispanica cultivar TCC Black 2014 chromosome 6, UniMelb_Shisp_WGS_1.0, whole genome shotgun sequence and contains these coding sequences:
- the LOC125193485 gene encoding leucine-rich repeat extensin-like protein 5 — translated: MDPPPAPSSANSSPRSRPDAPPSAWDDTPKLRLMCSYGGHIIPRPHDKSLCYVGGDTRIVVLDRHCSLSDLRFRLSHTLLNGRPFSLKYQLPSEDLDSLISLSSDEDLDNMIEEYDRTSLKPPSRIRLFLFPSKPETVASMGSLLDDAKSETWFVDALNGSGLLLPRGLSDSAAIDTLIECDNRAGKPSLVEKTMESPPVVETSSSSPGSSMSSPSMANLPRIKVRAPEEYLTVGLEEQLSIAAPNLDERSEKSDHAPTKVRKPPLPLQAVQRKLVDVHNLPSPDSSKHATAYSLPSPESVASDCSIASSVGSLSKNAMYSDASHQQLRATNNNSAIDPKMIQDPPQAGEWSPQQHIPNTHYIHHHTPMQQPPPLPYYPVYLHHQSQHAAADPQQYPMYLMSPTPPQPPVYPPKPEMHHQIVQVPAHQFQHHYVGVPQMQSPPPIANPAAVGATAGNYGYDQYSSHHMQDQPYYAQQMAAVSAMPPLPQYQTMTPATAVMLSQASAQISADGNQQHS